The genomic stretch TCTATCTCGTTATCAATTTTAACTGCAACTTCACTTCTTTGTCTATCAGAAAGTTTCCGGGCAACCAACATATTGTAAGACTGATTATTTCTCATTATGGCATATGAGTGTGGAGTCTGCCCGTTTTCATCCATAAGGGTCTCCCAGCACTTCAGCCCAATCTACACATGAGGATGAAACACACCAGAGAAATTAAGGACTCAATAAAATAGAAGATTGTTAACACATTACAAAAAATcttgttataataataaaatatgttattatattattcaaatttatttaaataactcGGCTTGCTAGGCATAAGCGGAGTTTAAGATGGCCTACAACTTGACCTTTTTTGTTgaatagacttttaaaaaggctTTATTCTAGGCTTGATTTAGGCTAGGTGGCAGGAGCTTGTCGGCTGACCTGACCTATTTAATTTAAAGGCTAAAATACTACCACTGATAATTCAATTAGATTATTTTCCTTGttagcaaaaataaaaatcagtAAATCCAAATGGGAAGGAAATAATTACCTCTTGTGGATCATTTGTCAAAGAGTCAATGACACCATCAGAATCCAATGTAGATGCTGCTAAATGCAAGGGAGTAATACCACCAGGTCCCTCAAGATTTGGTGGAAATACATATTTCTTGGATGTGTCATTTTTGCTAGGTATAGAATAATGGACGAGTAAATCAACCATGCTTATGTACTTTCTTTTCACTGCTCTATTTAGGAGTTGGATTGCTTTAAGCATCTCCATTGACCCTTTTGACAAACTTTCTCCTTCATAGTGTTTATCAACCAACATATCCAAAAGGGTTTTGACTATCATGCAACAGTTTCTTTCCACAGAAAATGTCAGTACAAATTTGAACCTGTCGAGCGAATAATCTGGAACCTCGTGCACATTCGACAACCTTTCCCTTTGAAACAGCCAACCAAGCTCATTCAGAAAGTGCAGAGCCTCATCCCTTGACTTGGGCCGCCCAAAATGATATTCATGCTCCTCCGAAATGGCATCACATGTTTTTTCCTCCTCGTCAAATTCAGACTCAAGCGGTCTCAATTCCTTGCAAATGGATGCATCGGCTATTATCACTGGAAAACAGTTGCCCTTGAAACCATTTTCAACCTGTTCACAAATATGAAAGTTGCAATTATCATTTTTAAtagaatttataaatatatacttCAGGTACATGAAAATTTTCAAGACATGGATCAAATACCCCACTTTGCGGGAAAAAGCTTGGCTTTTGTTGTACAGGAAAATATTCAAGACATGCATGTCTATGCGAGCATGCTCAGTAAGCATATGCAGGCAATAGAATATAGAGATATACCTCAATGAAACAGCGACCTAGAACACCAGGAGATGTATTCTGAACTTTAAAACCACTCAATTTTATCTCATCATAGACCATACCAGGATCTACAGATCCTATAACTTCTGATGACAAGGAACAGTCAGCCTCAGTGCAATGAATGCTGCAAAATTTAGAGACAAACAGTAAGAAAACAGACCAGAAAGAAGCACAAAACAACATCCAGAAAAGGGGGAAATCAGTGCTAACTTTGTGCCAGAAGCAGACAGGTTTCTTCCCTTCAATGACATAGAGGTTTCTTGTCCACTAACAATTGCCAAAGGGGACACTGACGTCAACTCTGGAGACCTCCATGTTCCCCATGGTTTGCACATGCGTATCTTTCCTGGAATTTCAGTTTAAACCAATCTGATTCAACTCCTTAATATTAAAAATCTAGCTATGAATTTATGATGGAACATTTAATCTTCTGAAGTCCAAAAATTCAGTAATGAACAATCCAACTAGATGGGAAAAACTAATCCGAAGAGCAAAGCTTGAATATGAAATTAAGCAGCCTATGGTAAAAAGGATAGAAACCAGTTACAGCGCTCACCATCTTTGTATGATGCTAACTGACTGCCAGAATAAACAAGAAATCTACCATTTCTCCAGAAATCAGAATCTGAGTTATGAATTAAAGAATGAACATGTAGGAGGAAGTTTTCTTCTAgctgcaaaaaaacacaatatGCAAGTAATCAGCAAGTAGAATCTTACAAGCTCAAAAAGTACATCACAGCAGTTCACTTACTTGCACCCAGGCAGCAGAAGACATAGTTGCATAAATTGATAGGACAACGCAGCCAGGCCTTATGTAACTCTCCAAGTCTGATGGTCGAGTAGACAGCCAATTGTATATCTGAAAAAtcaaaatgattaataatattaTCCAAATCTGGCAAAGGACAATTGTCACATTCAATAAAATGACATCATGCGATTAGCAAAATATTTATGGGAAAGTGCGACAATAGTTTCACCTGTGTGCGCAACGTTCCTGGGAAATGGCTAGGATGCTTGTCAAATAATTTAAACATTATTCTTCCAGTACGATCCTGTTGGAATACCATCATAAATAAATTCAAACACAAAACATGAAATGCCCAAGactcttaattaaaataataacacaTATAAAGCAAAATACACATTTAAAGTAAGCAATGACCATGGATTGCGAAATTCCAAACTACCTGAGTATCTGAATTCAAACTGGGAGGTGAATAATCAGAGCCTGAAGATGCATAACCAGCTTTAAATGGGACACTTTGAACTGAACTAGCTTGTTGGATAACATTATTTGATTTTGACCCTTTAAAGAGATCAAGAGGGATAGTAGTACAACTATGACTTTGGCTAGTTTCCTTAATTGCATTGACTCCTACTCCAGTTGAATTGCTATTAGGATTGACACTTCTAATCCCACCTTGCAAACCGAAATTCATCTCCACAACAGGAGGAGATGACGACGGTGACCTCTCGTCCACAGGGTTACTACTTTCTGATGAGAAATATTTTCGCGAAGATGGCAATTTTGATCGGAAGTCATCTTCTGGAGAGGAGTTAAAAAGTTGCAGCGGCAAATTCACTCGAACATCCTCCTGGCAATCTGAATCATCATTTGGAGACTGGGAACTTCCGCTGCTTCTTTCTCCACCAACTGAAGTGAATTGTTGTTCTCTAATCTGATCAGCACTAGTCGTGGATCTATTGCCACCATTTTGAGAATGTAATGAAATGGCATTTTGAACAGGTGTCGATTGAGTCGTGGAAAGAACACCAAGTAAGTCCATGGTTAATGGGGCAGAGGGGACATTGTTAGGTTGACCCTCACGATGATGATAGGACGGTGAAGTTTGCATTTGCATGTTATTATTTTTCCCATTCAAGTTATGGCCAACATCCAGCAACTTTGCTGTAAGATCAGCAGGTAAAGGGATCCTATTCAGAATCTGTGCAAGATGCTCTTTATCAGGAACTTGTGACCTTCTTTCTTCAAATTTTCCTAAACAATATCATCAACGCAAACACTCTTAGCCCACTAATAATAAGAAAAGAGATAACTATAGCATTGACCCTTCTGGTTAcaattcattttttctttttttttttaaattattgctATCAATGTGTCAGTGTCAATGTCATATTGTGTTTCCGGTGTCAGTAATTCCTAGGAAAACACTTATCACCAATAGCACTTTCTTGTTAGTTTTGGTTTATTAAGTGATTTTAGAAACGATTGTTAGTTTTCgtttaaataattaatcttaAAAATAATTAACGGAGTATTATATTATAAGCAATCATGAAAACAATATTGTATAATTCATGATcaaaagattaaaaaatataatatttgtaaTGTCTCTAAAATATTAATTAGGGGGGTTTTCTGATTTTTAGAAAAAACAGAAAATTTATGTAATCTACTAAAACTAGTAATTGATCCAAAATTTAGGGTAAGAGAATTACTTTAAAAAAATCTAATCATAGTAATTTCACGATAACTTTAACTAAAAATATAATACctttaattaattcaaataaacACGCAATTTTTGTTTCTAATTTCTAaaatttacaaaattaataatgttTTAAACATTAATTTAACGAAAAACtgattttagaaagaaaaaaaaaagaccaAACGCGCCTTAACGTTTACCTTGCGAACCATCAGCAATAGCAGTCAACAAGTTAAAGATTTCCAAGTTAGCAGCAGCCGCAACATGCTGATTCAACGGCGGAGAAACCACCTCATCCGGCTGCGTCTTTCTCCGGCGCCGATTATGTCCAGCAAGTCTCCGACGACAGCTCCGTTTCCCTTCATCAAACTCCAGCAAAGGATGAAACCTACTACACTGTTGACAAAACCGTTGCATTTGATTCCCAAGCAAAGCCTTCGAAGCTTTACTATGAGCTTCACACACTTTATGCCTTCGATGATAATCCTTCGCTTTCGACAGATCTTCTTTACAGTTATCAACTTGACACATCGGATACGACGCCGCTCCGGACGGAGATCCTGAACGTACTCTTTTGTTAGCTCTATTTGTAACACCACCGCCGGAAAAACCACCGCCGGCGAGATTCAATTTGAGAGCTTCCTCCGGTTGCTGTTGTGAGACGGTGGATTTGGCCATGAATCGAACGCTGTCCCAATTCCATTCTTTAGGGTTCCAATTGTCGTTTGGTAGGTGAACGACGTCGTATGATAGATCGCGTTTTTTGTTATTTGATGAATCGTAAAATGGAtgtggaagaggaagaagaggaggagCTACCTTTTccatttttttctaaatttatctaaaaattaaattaataatcgAACCATATAAAAGCTAAGGGTATGTATAAGACTAAGAATAAGGGTAGGTATTAAATaccttaatttattttttttctagaatttttttttctTGGGTTTGAGGTTTGGGGAGAGAGGAACTAGACTAGGGAAAAACCTATGATGAAGGCTTGATAATAATAACTCAGATCTAAAGTAACAAAGGACTTTGAGTTTAGAGTGTTTTTtagttttcatttattttttaatcttatGAAGTTAATTTTGATACTtttttatttactaaaaaaaatttaaaaaataacttttattattttttctatcaAATAGTCTAATAGTTAAAATTTCAGAATCTCAGTGATTTGAATGTGCACTGTGTATCTAATATCTCTGCATAATTATTAACTGAACTGATTTAAATTTGCATTTATGTATTTGATATCTCTTTCCTTATCCTAATGAGCTGATTAATGTAATACACTGTTAAAAATACCGAGTATTAGATAGTAATTTTGTAGTTATGTATTGATTGGGTAAAGATTGGTTAATACATGTGCTTGATGTCTTttgtattgttgatgatgttgttgcaaTTTGCATGAAACACACGCACGCACCTTGTTTTGTTGGTGTGGGGAGGATGGCAAGAAGTGTAAATAAAGGGAGTCTGATGGGTAATTGGGAATGAGAAAGAACCCGCCGACTGAGGAAGAATCCAAGAGAGTTGGTTCCCACTAGAACAAGTAGGCATTGATCCGTACGATTTGTTTTTCACTTTTAAAGAAGTAAAAGTTAAGTGAGAAGAGAGTCATATCATCTGTTACGTAACAGTTGTACCTAAGACTTtaaaagacaaaagaaagaagGGATGGGATGTATGTATCCCAAACATAAATCtgtattcattcattcattctcaTCTAAGAGTTGAAGgtgtttgttatttattttttaattagaagagttattaattgaattaaaactaGTTGTTTTAACTAATACTTAATAATTAATAAAGTATTTGTGCATTTTATGGATccattgatttgaaaagaatatataaatatacatataaaaaaattaaatatttattttacatatagAAATTTGTTAAAATATTATTTCACACTATTGTGgatttatgtttttattaataaaataaaaaattatattttaattaattgatttgtaaaatactttttttaaataatttttgatgatttatatcaaattataattaatatattgaatttttatttaatcttatttctttttataatttttttaaaaaaaaacttacataattttttttcctcaaaataattttttttggataagtGGAACATCATTCACACACAATTATAGAGATAGTTTCTTAAATTAGAGATGATCATGATAAACATACAATCCTTcatcaaaacattatttttagtttaaaacatcaattttttttacttattttaagattttaagtaaagaaatcatgtaaataatttaaattttacattAATTTAGCGGAATACATTATTGTCATAGGTAGTAGTGTAAAAATAACAATGCAccatctcttttcttttttttttaataagattttaaaataaattaattaaaaatatttaataaattatatttaatattaagggatatgtttaaaaacaaatgtgtacattcattcatttGAATTTCACAAATATAAGTGgaatatatttttaagaaaactATAAAATAATTACTTCTTtgaatgagtttttttttaaaaatatttttttgtataaaataaaatatatatactaatttaatttttgaaaattgtttgagatGAAAATTTAAAACTTTCCAACCCAAAGAAATAAAAGTAGCCAAGTCGAACGGAACCGTCACGTTTAAATTTGAATGAACAAACCAATGATTATTAAATATAAAGGTTTCGGACCTAATAGATGATTCGTATAACAAAGAATGATAGGGGCAACGGCTTGAGACAACTCTTACAAGATCCCATTTTGGGATATCTCGCGTGAAATATCACGTCAACCCTCGAACACAAGAAACATGTTCAGCCAACTAGGAAACCCCCCCCCCCATTAGGTTGGAACAGAGTAAACTTCCTTCCTAACAAAGTTTGATCCAAAAGCCCCATTTAAGCAATAAAATTACAAAACCTATTGCACTCAAAATCCCTCGAATCAGAGGAGCCTACTACTCATACCTTTTCACCTCTAgagaaaattgaataaaaatcgcTCATAACACACCACACATCACCCCTTAGAATCCTTTTTCGCCACAGAAGATCCTCTCTACCCTCTTCTCAATATTAGAAAATTTAGAATAAACATTAACCACACAACAGATAGAATGAGAAGCACCCTAAGAAAGGTAATCCTCTAGAAAATTGTTACCCACAAAAGAGAAAATAGAAGATCCATTCGTACTATACTAGATTGAGAGAATACATCCACTATTACCAACTGCGGGAACATAACTCCAATCACATAAATCATTACCCCAAAGAAAACACACTAGAGAAGTTGGTATCTCACTAAGCTAAGTTTCTTGAATCGCCACAAACTCCAAAGAATTTGCAGCAATAAACTCATTAACCTTAGTCTTCTTAATCTGACTTCCCAGACCACGAATATTAAAATAAGCAAGTAACATTAACCTCAATGTTTAGCGATCCTATAAGACTTTAACTTATGATATATATCTTCTAACTCTGCCAAACTCTCAATAACTTCCTCATCATTCTTTATAACACCCTAAACCCCGAAACTTATATATAAAGCATTACATGACAATTTAAGGTGTCACCGACGATAATCCTTTAACAACACATAAGCATTTAGTAACATGCAGTGGAAAATTAAAACATCATACAACATACGTCATCACACCCTCACTATACTTAGGCTCATTACGGCAGAGTACTCAATAAGACACGACATTCAATTACTATATACTCGCCTTCACTTAAGGTATCATTACAGTGGAATAATAAGTTGATAATGAAACATACCAACTTCTAGTTTCTGGAATCAACACATTATGACTCTGAAGAGACAACAAAGTGCGGTTTACAAAGAATCAAGATTTATAATTCTCTTTGACAATGTTTTTGATAGAATTCTCATCAAATGGCTTATGACTCTGACTATGATAAAAGAATGAAGGTATGTCTACCATCTATATTCTGCAAGGTGAGGTAACTCTATTAACCTTCATACTTGATATTTTGAATCAAGCCTGTAAGGATAGTTCATATAAGTTGAAGGAAGTTTCACAAGTGGAAAGATAATTGGAAGTCTAAAAGGAGGTTGAGTTTTCAAGCTATAACAAGCAATGAAGAAACTCAAGTGACAAAAAGTTGTTTCTATCAAAAAGCAAGCTGAGTCAATGATGTCAATCTAAATGTCTCAACATTGTGCTAAAACATCTGGAAAAAAACTCAAGCTTTATCAGATACTTGCCCTGAAGATATCTCTTCTGTAGAAAGTTGGTTTTAACAGACTATCTCTGTTGACTTCCTCTAAAGGAAAAAAACAGCAATGGATAACCAAACAGTGGTTAAAACTCAGGGGAGGTGTTATCTGTCGTATTTCTCAAACCCTTCTTAGAACTTCAACTAAGATGTTTGGTATTTTGGCACTGACTATTCCAAACACTTGACTACAGTAAAAGTGATTCTGGTGGGCTGTCTAGTTCCATTCTATCAGATGTAACTTGTTGttaatactataaggaaatattAAGGGCATTGGGTAACTAAGAATACAAGATGGATTATCTAAAAGTTTTGGCAATGTTCTTCTTAAATTAAAGAATAATGATTTATCTCTAATGAGATGTATGAAGTTTTTATGaggatttaaaaataatttctatGTGTATCCACCACAAGTGTTTAGTTGTTAATTCTCTCATTGGGTGTTTAAAGAAGATGAAGTCCAAATGTGACACCAAAAGGTGCAACATCAGACAGTTGCAAAAGCTCTAAAACCTGTTGTATGGATCTAATTAGTCCAATGCAAGGTGAGTATCCTGGAGAATAAAGACATATGCATGTTTTTTTAGTCTTAACAAAAAAGATAAGTATTATCTGTAAAGTTTTTAAAAAGGTTCTTGTCCCTCCTTGAATGAGAACAAGGTATGTTTCTGAGTTACCTTATTGAGATAAGTACTTTTAGTGACGATTAACTTCAAGACCAAAGTAAATGATTTGTTCATTGAGAAGGGTAGAAACATTATCACAACAGTTTGATATTCTAGACATTGTGGAAGACTCTAAAAATGCTTGGAGGCACTAAATAAGAAAATTCTTAAGAAAAAAACTGGTTGTTTAAAAAGGGAGTTCATTATTCAAAGTTTATTTTGGTCTTTGATCATCAGTAATTTCATAGATGAAATATATAATGATTGTGAGTCTTGGAGTAAAAGGTTATTGCCCAAATCTAAAGAAGATTGTATTTTTGGAGGATATTATGGTCACTTGGATTAGAATTAATTGATTCCTGGTATATCTCTAAGATTAAGTACATTGTTGTAGAAAGATGAGTTTTACAATGGGGTTGGCTACTAAAAGAGTACAATGTCAAACTAGATGTTGTGACATTGTAGTGTAATTTGCTACTGCTATCAAGGTTCGAGGATCTTGTTCAACTTACAAAATAAAGTAATTGGTTATGTCATCATTATGTCATGGGTCTTGCTACAGGCAAGTATTGACATTCCTATACTTGGTATGACTGAGAAGCTTTGGGAAGTTATTATTCATCATAAATTGAGGTGCAAGTTACATTGTGAAAATGAGGAGTAATTCTAGAATTGCTCTGCTGAGGAAGTTTGGTCGTAACTGTTTGGACAGTTATGCCAACCATATGCCTTCATCTTGTGATATGTGCAATCTCAGAAAAAGAATTTTCAATGGAATGGGAATGTCATTtcaaatgttgtaacattttccaaCAATGAAAGTTTAGAAAAAAGTGAAAGTTAAACAAGAACGTGTCTCTCTCCCATGGTGAGTGGTGCACTGTTACTACAGTTGATCTTTTCTTTAATTGAGTGTAGTTACAAACAAGGTGATGTTACAAACTAAGTAACTCTTCTTGTATTTAAAAGCCTTACTACTTTAACATCCTCATAAGCTACATTTCAACATGAGTATGTCTTCAAAATTTGCTGATGCAAATAAGGTTTGTTTGCTGAAAACCAAGAGGAAAATGTGTTCTGGTACAAATAAGGAAgtagggatggcaagcagacTCAAACCCGCTGAGTCCCCCACACCCGAATCCGAGTTGATTGGGTTTGAGTTCGAATTCGGATGCCACCcaatatttcgggtgcgggtttagGTAGTATAAAACCCGCACCTGAAACCCGAAACcgcacccgcttatatatatagtgaaaagttgtaggaaaatgtactttatgtattttgctgcgggTTCGGATTTGGGTGAAAAAATCCGAACCCAatgggtgtgggcgtgggtgttattttgccacccgaatagTCTTTGGATTTGAGTTTGGGAGCAGATTTGGATAGTATGAAACCTGCACCTGATCCGACTCGTCATTCCTATAAGGAAGTGTTCAACACTGTAATGGATGTTGGAATATCTACTAGAGCATCCAGAGTAGGGAAAGCATCTAAAGCTAAGATGAAGTCCCTTAAGAAAAAACATGATCAAATACTCGACTCAAATTCAGAAGATGCTGATAAAGAATTGGTCAATTTTATTGACTCAAGAGGTAGAGTTGGATAactaatatatgttatatgttaaaaaaaagtaaaaatgtgTGTTTTTTTCTATTTGTTGACTCAGTTTTTGTTAAAACCCTTAGTTTGTCTCTTTGGGTAAGTGTCCTTGGTTGTGTTTTTTTCTTTGTTGAGtcgtttttttcttccttttgttttCCTTTTGCAGTCTTGTAAATGTAGTTTGGTTTGCATTTTGTgtgtcttcttttctttctttatgttttcagTTCCTCTTTCTTTGTGTCAATTTTGGgctaaaaaaaggaagaaaagtgATTGTGAGTTTAGTATGCAATAATTTAGGAGGAGCGTGATTGTCTGTCATGCGTGTCTTTTTAAGTCTGTCTTGTCTACCTTCAAACTGCTTCAAGTACTTGTTTGCAGGATGTCCCTTTGAATGTTTTAACATCCTGTCTATCAGTTGTGTCTTGCTGTGTTTTTTTCTCTTGTGTCTTGTGGTCCGAGTTATGATCATAGTTGTGTCTTATGCTCTGAGTTATGTATGCTGCTTCTGCTGCATGTTCTTATAATGTGTTGAATTAGGATAGCTCAATATTGTGTTCAGGTTCTCTTGTGCTTCCAATAAAGGTGTTTCTTCCTCTTGAGGGAGAGATTTGTCTCTCTATGATAAGAATTGGTTCTGTATTTTTGGGGAAGAGTCCTGCATCTTCTTCCTCGTGTACAAAATTTACATGTTTAGCATGTAGTTTGTAGTTATGTAAATGTTGTAACATCGATATATACATTTTTATGCAGTTTGCTCTGTGGTTTTATTCCCCTGCCTTGTGGTTGTATTCCTGTCTTAAGAAttaattttgatttggttgttttagccaaaatttgccaaaggaagAGATTGTTAGTACCATAGTTTTAGGATTGgcacaattttgctaaaacatggtttacTGCAAAGATGTTATGGAAGACGTTCTAACATGTTGCTCATGAAATATGTTTTTCCAAATGTTGTGATATACTATACCAGAACATCAGCACAGGCTGTATTAAATCTTGccagatttgatttgattctgtGATATTTCTTTTAGATATATCTCAGTATATTCCACAAAGTAAGGATTTAATTTGGAACAATTTTCATATCTCCAATTGTACAAGTTTCCAAAATTGGACGaaaagacaatttaggaaacttagtATTTTTGTTCCAAGATTTATTGAGATTTATCTGCACAATTGGTGCATAGCTTGTGGATCAAGAAATATCTGGATACTGAATTTGAAG from Vicia villosa cultivar HV-30 ecotype Madison, WI linkage group LG4, Vvil1.0, whole genome shotgun sequence encodes the following:
- the LOC131595705 gene encoding squamosa promoter-binding-like protein 14, which gives rise to MEKVAPPLLPLPHPFYDSSNNKKRDLSYDVVHLPNDNWNPKEWNWDSVRFMAKSTVSQQQPEEALKLNLAGGGFSGGGVTNRANKRVRSGSPSGAASYPMCQVDNCKEDLSKAKDYHRRHKVCEAHSKASKALLGNQMQRFCQQCSRFHPLLEFDEGKRSCRRRLAGHNRRRRKTQPDEVVSPPLNQHVAAAANLEIFNLLTAIADGSQGKFEERRSQVPDKEHLAQILNRIPLPADLTAKLLDVGHNLNGKNNNMQMQTSPSYHHREGQPNNVPSAPLTMDLLGVLSTTQSTPVQNAISLHSQNGGNRSTTSADQIREQQFTSVGGERSSGSSQSPNDDSDCQEDVRVNLPLQLFNSSPEDDFRSKLPSSRKYFSSESSNPVDERSPSSSPPVVEMNFGLQGGIRSVNPNSNSTGVGVNAIKETSQSHSCTTIPLDLFKGSKSNNVIQQASSVQSVPFKAGYASSGSDYSPPSLNSDTQDRTGRIMFKLFDKHPSHFPGTLRTQIYNWLSTRPSDLESYIRPGCVVLSIYATMSSAAWVQLEENFLLHVHSLIHNSDSDFWRNGRFLVYSGSQLASYKDGKIRMCKPWGTWRSPELTSVSPLAIVSGQETSMSLKGRNLSASGTNIHCTEADCSLSSEVIGSVDPGMVYDEIKLSGFKVQNTSPGVLGRCFIEVENGFKGNCFPVIIADASICKELRPLESEFDEEEKTCDAISEEHEYHFGRPKSRDEALHFLNELGWLFQRERLSNVHEVPDYSLDRFKFVLTFSVERNCCMIVKTLLDMLVDKHYEGESLSKGSMEMLKAIQLLNRAVKRKYISMVDLLVHYSIPSKNDTSKKYVFPPNLEGPGGITPLHLAASTLDSDGVIDSLTNDPQEIGLKCWETLMDENGQTPHSYAIMRNNQSYNMLVARKLSDRQRSEVAVKIDNEIEVQSLGIELMLKQINEVKRVGNSCSKCAIADVRFKRRFSGSRNWLHGPFIHSMLAVAAVCVCVCVLFRGTPFVGSVSPFRWENLEYGTI